In the genome of Oncorhynchus gorbuscha isolate QuinsamMale2020 ecotype Even-year linkage group LG05, OgorEven_v1.0, whole genome shotgun sequence, the window TCCAAAATAGGCCTATTCATCTATAGATTCGTTTTCTAAACTAAGAATATTGGAATATTCCCCCAGCAGTATCCTTAATTGAGTTTACTATGGACTAAATCATTATGAAATCATTGACATATTGACATCGACATGTTTCCACATAGCTGTTGACACTGATAGGCTATGTTAAAGCCACCTATTGTTCGAGATAATCGCCCGTAATTTACGCAGCAAATATAATTTATAGAGTTAAAGATTACGCACGAATCATTACGTTGTGACCGATATAAACTGTGAAAATGACTGACAGTTTGGGTTTGGTCAACAACCATGCTTGTGAATTGCTCTGCATAAAATCCCCATGACTTCGTGTCCGTGTCACGCAAGAGAGCCCACCCAGATCAGCATGGTATAAATGCAGCATCGCATTGGGTTTGAAAGTCTGTCACGGATAACTGCGCTTCTATTGCCATTTGGACATTTTGCGTCCTGGAGGAGAGTTCTATAGCCCATTTCTTCCGTAGAGATGTCCGGATTTTTTTTGAACGTTTGCCAACTTGGTTTTTTTACCTACCTTGTGCTTTTTTCTTACATTTCTGTAACCACTTCAGTGAGTTTTGATTTAACCGAACTTGGAAATAAAGTTGCGAAAATTAAAGTTAATCAAAGAGGGAATCTTTGGGCGACAGGTAAAGGCATGCGAAGGCTATTCTCAATCTCATCTACAACACAGCATACAATTGTAAAAGtaaaatctgtcaattatatatatttttattcctAATTACAACAATGGATTAAGTCTAGCCCTTATCAAATAAAGCTATATTTACTCTTTCAAAATAGACTTTCAAAATGTTAGGAAATATTTCATTTCACTTGAGAATCAAATgaccaaaatataactttctCTTACCTCCAAGGTCATTTTATGGGCAAGAAGAGTGTCATGGATAGCCCTCTGCTCCAGTCTCCCGATGGACAGTCTGTGGATGCGTTCGAGGTCGCCTTGAGTCCGGAGCAGAACGGGATGGGAAATCTCTTCCAAGATGTGCTGAGGGTCGCGTTGCAAGCCCAACTCAGAGATGACACAGAGAACCGCTCTAAAAACCAGGTGAGCTATCAACAACACCAACCTGTATATGACCATAGATTTATCTGTACAATTTATGATGAGACTATCCTGATTCATAATTGTATTGTTTAATGACATTATCTTAACCAGGTGAGCCTCAACCGGTCTCACAAGAGATATAACTGTGCAGTAGAAAATACAAGTCTACTGCATTATTTAATGGCATTCTCTTAATATCCCATAGGAGACTGGATTGTTGATGAAGATATTAGAGAGCtacattcaaaacaacagaaagtgATGCAGAAGTCTATCATAATGTTCCTTATAACCAAGATGAAGTCATCCAGTCTATGTCTATAAAGGTTTTGGTCAAT includes:
- the nmbb gene encoding neuromedin Bb — encoded protein: MSGFFLNVCQLGFFTYLVLFSYISVTTSVSFDLTELGNKVAKIKVNQRGNLWATGHFMGKKSVMDSPLLQSPDGQSVDAFEVALSPEQNGMGNLFQDVLRVALQAQLRDDTENRSKNQETGLLMKILESYIQNNRK